The Streptomyces sp. NBC_01363 region GTGTGCGGGGATGCCGTTGATCAGGTCGAGTCCCACAAGGGGCTCCTTCGGAGGGTGGTGTTCAATGCTGGACAGGGACGAGTCGGGCTCCTGCGGCGACATAGGTGGTAAGCCGCGGCCGCGACCGGGAGGCGCCCGTTCCCTGCGCGCGGGAATGACGCTGTGTCGCACCTCATGACCCATAGCGGCTGAATCCTGGAGTTCGCCATTCCTGGCCGTCGGGCAGAACCGCGAGTGCTTCGTAGCCGTCCAGTGTTTCCACCCAGCCCTGTGCCCCGTTGCCTCGGGCGAACGCGGCGGTGGCGTAGGTGTCGGTCAGCGTCAGGCGGGGCCCGACGAGTGTGAGGGAGGCGAACGTGTCGGCAGGTCTACCGGTGTGCGGGTCGACGATGTGATGGCCGCGTTCGGCGGTGCCGGAGGTGGCGACGGCCAGGTCGTGGCTGGCGGTGATGACGGTGGCCAGTTCACCGGGGCGTAGCGGGTGGGCGATGCCGATGCGCCACGCAGTGCCCGGGCCCGCCTGTCCGCGGAGCTGCAGGTCACCTCCGCCGTTGATGCACGTGTGGTGCGCGCCCGCGTCGTAAAGGAGCTGGGATGCGGTCTCGGTGGCCCAGCCTTTGACGAGCCCCGAGGGGTCGAGGGTTCTCGCGGGGATGATGCTGAACCAGCCATCGCTGGCATGGGCGGCCTGTGCGCACAGGGACAGGACTTCGTGGACTTCGGGCGGGCAGTGCTCCAGTCGGATCTCGCCGCGGTCGAGGCGGCTGATGTGGCTGTCGGGCCGGTAGGTGGAGAACACGGCATCGACCTGGTGGAGGTGGTGCACAGCCTCGACGAGGGCGCGGCGGATGGCGGGGGTCGGCTGGTCGCGGATGTCGAAGGAGAAGACGGTGCCCATGACGTGCTCGACGTGGCGCAGACCCTGTGTGGTGTCAGGCATGGGCCTGGTCCAGGGCGCTCTGGAGGGACTGGATGTAGCCCTGGCTGGTGTAGCTGGCGCCGGAGACGGCGTCGATGTGCGCGCTCTGGGCTCCGATGGCCTCCTGGGTGAGGCGGGGCAGGGCGTAGGCTGCGATCTCCTGGTCACGGCCTCTGTGGTCGGGGGCCTGGAGGACCTTGATCGAGGTGATCTTGCCCTGGTTGAGGGTGGCGGCGACCTGCACGGTTCCGTACTGGGTGTCGATGGGATCTCCGGTGAACGTGCCCGTCCCAGTGGATGTGCCCGGCGAGGCGTCTGCGGGAGTGTGCGAGGCCGTCGGGGAACGGGGAGCCGCCCCGGCCAGGGCGGGGAGCTGGTGGGGTTTGAGGGCGAGCAGGGCGACGATCAGGGCGCTGATCCCGGTGGTGGTGAGGACGGCTCGGCGCATGGCGGTTCTCCTCAGAACGCGAAGGACTCGTGGTGGATGCGCCGGGCCGGGACACCGGCTTCGCGCAGGGCTCTGATCGCGGCCTCGGTCATGCCGGGCGGGCCGCAGAGGTAGACGTCGTGCGCGGCCAGATCGGGGACCAGGGTGCTCAAGACCCGGGCGGTGAGGGGGGAGGCGTGTCCGGCCGGTTCGTCGACGATGTAGTGCACGGTGGCCCGTCGGCGGGAGGCTATCGCGTCGAGTTCACCGCGCAGGGCGAGGTCGACGGCGCGGCGGGCCCGGTAGACGAGGGTCACCTGGCCCGGGAGCGTCTCGAACAGCGCACGCAGGGGGGTGATGCCGACCCCGCCGGCCAGGAGCAGGACCCTGGGGGTGGTCCGGCGGTTCGCGGTGAAGGCGCCGTAGGGTCCCTCGGCCCACACCCGGGTGCCGGGCCTCAAGCGGGCGAGGGCGGCGCTGTGCCCGCCGGCGGTCTTGACCGTGATCCGCAGGTGGCCGGGGTGGGCGGGGGCCGAGAGGGAGTAGGGGTTCGCGGTCCACCACAGTCCGCGGGTCAGGAAACGCCAGCGCAGGAATTGCCCCGGCTCGCCCCCGAGGTCGTCGAGGTGCTGGCCGGTGAGGTGGACGGAGACCACGCCCGGTGCTTCGGGGTGGACCGCGGCCACGCGCAGGCGGTGGCGCAGCCCTCGCCGGACTGGGACGGCGAAGCGGTACCAGGCGACCAGGGCCGCGACCCCGAGGAACAGCGTGTACCAGGCGGCCTGCGCGAGGCGGTTGCCGACGAAGTCGGCTCCGTTGGAGAGCTGGTGTCCGAAGGTGAGGAAGACTGCCAGGTAGGTCGCGAAGTGCAGGTAGTGCCACGTCTCGTAACTCATCCTGCGGCGGGCAGCGCGGGCGGACATAATCCCTGTGGCCACGAGCAGCAGGAAGCCGGCCGTGCCCTTGAGCAGGTCGGGGTAGTGAAGGACGAGTGTGGAGGTCTGGCTGACCACGTTCGTGTGGGAGGCCAGCGAGTAGCCCCAGATGATCAGCAGGGTGTGGGCAAGGGCGAGGGACACGGTGCAGCGGCCTCCCCAGGCGTGCCAGCGGGCGAGCCGGTCGGTGCCGATGGTGTGGTCCAGGAGCGGCATCCGGGCCATGAGCGCCAGCAGGACCGCGCAGGCGTATCCGGCCAGGAGACCGGTGATACGTCCCGCGCCGGTGAGCCAGCCCGCCGAGCCGACCACCGAGTTCGTGTCGCTCCACCACAGGCCCAGCACTCCGGCGGCGCCGGCCCAGATCACCAGCGGCACCAGGAACGGGACGAGGCTGCGGCGCGGGCGCCGGTGGCGCATCCCGCGGCTCGCATACGTCGTGGTGGTGAACGTGGTGGTCATGGGGCTCCTCCGGATATGGCGCACGCTCCGGCGATGGGTGGCCAGCCTCACAGCCCAACCTCTGTGTACCTTCTGAAACAGCGTGGTCGACCGCTCTCAGCTCCGATTCAGAGGAAACTCAGAGACACGCCTCACCCCTGCCGTGGCCTGCGCCGGGGGATGCTGAAGGAACCATGGACGAGCCGCGTACGACATCGCTTCTGCACCGCCCCGACGGAGATCCCGTACGGATTCTCGTCGTCGACGACGAACCCGACGTCACCGATGTCCTGGCCGGAGTCGTGACCGGCGAGGGCTGGCAGGTCCGCACCGCCGCCGACGGCACAACCGCACTCGAGACGGCCCGTGATTTCCGGCCTGACGCGGTGGTTCTGGACTGGATGCTGCCCGACCTGGACGGCCTCCAGGTCCTGCGGGCCCTCAGACGTGAGATGCCCAAGGTGTGTGTCCTGTTCCTGACCGCCCGCGACGCAGTCGAGGACCGCATCGCCGGGATCACGGCGGGCGGCGACGACTACGTCACCAAGCCCTACAGCCTGGAGGAAGTCCTAGCCCGGCTGCGCGGGCTGCTGCGACGGGCCGGAATGACCGCCGGGCCGGGCGTGAACCTGCTCACCCTTGGGGACCTCAGCATGGACGAGGAAGCCCGGGAGGTCCGGCGCGGCGGTGTCACCGTCGAGCTGTCCCGCACCGAGTTCGAACTCCTTCGCTTCCTCATGCGCAACCCGCGCCGGGTTCTGTCCAAGGCCCAGATCCTGGACCGGGTCTGGGCCTACGATTTCGGCGGACGCGCCCACGTCGTCGAGCTTTACATCAGCTACCTGCGCAAGAAGATCGACGCCGGACGGGCTCCGATGATCCACACGGTGCGCGGGGTCGGCTATGTGCTCAAGCCGGACTCGCCGTGAGGCGCCCGGTGCCCCGCACCCTGCGCAGCCAGCTCACCGCCGGACTCGTCACCCTGCTCGCCCTCGCGTGCCTCGCCGTCGGGATCACGACCGCCCTCGCCCTGCGCGGTTTCCTGATGGGCCGTCTGGACGAGCAGCTCGCCGCCTCGGGCGGCCGGTTCGCCGCCAGCCTGGAACACGAGGCCACGCCTGACGCCGACAACCGCCCCGACACCCGGGGTCAGGCCGAATCGACGTTCGGCGCCCGGCTCCTGGACGGCACCACCACCCAGGCC contains the following coding sequences:
- a CDS encoding FAD:protein FMN transferase, coding for MPDTTQGLRHVEHVMGTVFSFDIRDQPTPAIRRALVEAVHHLHQVDAVFSTYRPDSHISRLDRGEIRLEHCPPEVHEVLSLCAQAAHASDGWFSIIPARTLDPSGLVKGWATETASQLLYDAGAHHTCINGGGDLQLRGQAGPGTAWRIGIAHPLRPGELATVITASHDLAVATSGTAERGHHIVDPHTGRPADTFASLTLVGPRLTLTDTYATAAFARGNGAQGWVETLDGYEALAVLPDGQEWRTPGFSRYGS
- a CDS encoding FMN-binding protein is translated as MRRAVLTTTGISALIVALLALKPHQLPALAGAAPRSPTASHTPADASPGTSTGTGTFTGDPIDTQYGTVQVAATLNQGKITSIKVLQAPDHRGRDQEIAAYALPRLTQEAIGAQSAHIDAVSGASYTSQGYIQSLQSALDQAHA
- a CDS encoding ferredoxin reductase family protein; the protein is MTTTFTTTTYASRGMRHRRPRRSLVPFLVPLVIWAGAAGVLGLWWSDTNSVVGSAGWLTGAGRITGLLAGYACAVLLALMARMPLLDHTIGTDRLARWHAWGGRCTVSLALAHTLLIIWGYSLASHTNVVSQTSTLVLHYPDLLKGTAGFLLLVATGIMSARAARRRMSYETWHYLHFATYLAVFLTFGHQLSNGADFVGNRLAQAAWYTLFLGVAALVAWYRFAVPVRRGLRHRLRVAAVHPEAPGVVSVHLTGQHLDDLGGEPGQFLRWRFLTRGLWWTANPYSLSAPAHPGHLRITVKTAGGHSAALARLRPGTRVWAEGPYGAFTANRRTTPRVLLLAGGVGITPLRALFETLPGQVTLVYRARRAVDLALRGELDAIASRRRATVHYIVDEPAGHASPLTARVLSTLVPDLAAHDVYLCGPPGMTEAAIRALREAGVPARRIHHESFAF
- a CDS encoding response regulator transcription factor, which translates into the protein MDEPRTTSLLHRPDGDPVRILVVDDEPDVTDVLAGVVTGEGWQVRTAADGTTALETARDFRPDAVVLDWMLPDLDGLQVLRALRREMPKVCVLFLTARDAVEDRIAGITAGGDDYVTKPYSLEEVLARLRGLLRRAGMTAGPGVNLLTLGDLSMDEEAREVRRGGVTVELSRTEFELLRFLMRNPRRVLSKAQILDRVWAYDFGGRAHVVELYISYLRKKIDAGRAPMIHTVRGVGYVLKPDSP